A portion of the Streptomyces sp. NBC_00376 genome contains these proteins:
- a CDS encoding ATP-binding cassette domain-containing protein translates to MTSTETGKQQFTTASPPPPQLPPPPPAEFSYSGQYAVNPLAEVSFRKMCGQIPTVLHRIARLSWRTDRNAVRLLIGCQLLTGLSAAVLLTATARAMKPVLGTGAVAERLRDALPALLLVAVAAALARAAGATATYAERRITPRLTTETDTALVEAVCRVEAAAYSEHGFADRQEAAEMGVLRTQVMVTDAQRLMSALIRMVTAGGVLSVLNPAMLPLLLLAVLPAGIGAVLTARVDYEIHYANVADRNVRGMMRWWSTTPKYGDEVRANGMTDYLLFWYRSLSERCDRRTLAAAPRTLRIALLSSLAGGAFLVLTWAVLAWLAVTGRIGLAIAATAVLAVQTTLASLSQVVINGAAVFHTSLYLGDMQAFLDAAAARAPRRGDRAVTGPVDEIRLDEVVYQYPGKEKPAVAGVSLTLRRGQILAIVGTNGSGKSTLTRLLTGINLPDKGRVTWNGADLAEVDPASVWRRTGLVPQIFAQWPLRVRENITLGQPRTADDGPVWEAVDAVGMREAVEELPERLDTLLARELFGGAELSGGQWQRLACSRALYRRPSLLILDEPTSQMDPRGEHGIFERIKAIAGDRITVVVTHRLENTRIADHIVVMEHGRITEQGRYEDLVHAAGTFAELLELSQDR, encoded by the coding sequence GCCACCGCAACTGCCACCACCGCCTCCGGCGGAGTTCAGCTACAGCGGGCAGTACGCGGTCAACCCGCTCGCCGAGGTCTCCTTCCGGAAGATGTGCGGGCAGATCCCGACGGTCCTGCACCGGATCGCCCGGCTGTCGTGGCGTACCGACCGCAATGCGGTGCGGCTGCTGATCGGGTGCCAATTGCTGACGGGCCTGTCCGCGGCCGTCCTTCTGACGGCGACGGCACGGGCGATGAAACCCGTCCTCGGGACCGGCGCCGTGGCCGAACGGCTGCGCGACGCCCTGCCGGCGCTCCTTCTCGTGGCCGTCGCGGCCGCCCTCGCCCGGGCGGCGGGCGCGACGGCCACGTACGCCGAGAGGCGCATCACCCCGAGGCTGACCACCGAGACGGACACCGCCCTGGTCGAGGCGGTCTGCCGGGTCGAGGCCGCGGCCTACTCGGAGCACGGCTTCGCCGACCGCCAGGAGGCCGCGGAGATGGGCGTGCTGCGCACCCAGGTGATGGTCACCGATGCCCAGAGGCTCATGTCCGCCCTGATCCGCATGGTCACCGCCGGCGGCGTCCTGTCCGTACTGAACCCGGCGATGCTGCCGCTGCTGCTCCTCGCCGTCCTGCCCGCCGGGATCGGAGCCGTCCTGACCGCGCGCGTGGACTACGAGATCCACTACGCCAACGTCGCCGACCGCAATGTGCGGGGCATGATGCGCTGGTGGTCCACCACGCCCAAGTACGGTGACGAGGTACGCGCCAACGGAATGACCGACTACCTGCTGTTCTGGTACCGGTCACTGTCCGAACGGTGCGACCGGCGGACCCTGGCCGCCGCCCCGCGCACCCTGCGCATCGCCCTGCTCTCCTCACTGGCCGGCGGTGCGTTCCTCGTCCTCACCTGGGCCGTACTGGCCTGGCTCGCCGTGACCGGCCGGATCGGGCTCGCGATCGCCGCGACCGCGGTCCTGGCCGTGCAGACCACGCTGGCTTCCCTGTCGCAGGTCGTCATCAACGGGGCCGCGGTCTTCCACACCAGCCTCTACCTCGGCGACATGCAGGCATTCCTCGACGCCGCCGCCGCGCGGGCGCCCAGGCGAGGGGATCGCGCCGTCACCGGTCCGGTCGACGAGATCCGGCTCGACGAAGTCGTCTATCAGTACCCGGGGAAGGAGAAACCGGCCGTCGCTGGCGTCTCCCTGACACTGAGGCGCGGCCAGATCCTCGCGATCGTCGGCACGAACGGCTCGGGGAAGTCGACCCTGACCCGGCTGCTCACCGGAATCAACCTGCCCGACAAGGGCAGAGTGACCTGGAACGGAGCGGATCTCGCCGAGGTCGACCCGGCCTCCGTCTGGCGCCGCACGGGGCTGGTCCCGCAGATCTTCGCCCAGTGGCCGCTGCGGGTGCGGGAGAACATCACCCTCGGCCAGCCCCGCACCGCCGACGACGGACCCGTGTGGGAGGCGGTCGACGCGGTCGGAATGCGTGAGGCGGTCGAGGAACTGCCGGAGCGTCTGGACACCCTCCTCGCCCGCGAGCTCTTCGGCGGCGCGGAGCTGTCCGGCGGACAGTGGCAGCGGCTGGCCTGTTCCCGCGCGCTGTACCGTCGGCCGTCGCTGCTGATCCTGGACGAGCCCACCTCGCAGATGGACCCACGCGGTGAGCACGGCATCTTCGAGCGGATCAAGGCCATCGCCGGCGACCGCATCACGGTCGTGGTCACCCACCGGCTGGAGAACACCAGGATCGCCGACCACATCGTCGTGATGGAGCACGGCCGCATCACCGAACAGGGCCGGTACGAGGACCTGGTCCACGCGGCAGGCACCTTCGCCGAACTCCTGGAGCTGTCGCAGGACCGCTGA
- a CDS encoding DUF4419 domain-containing protein, with the protein MAVEIDLPLGENAGADADSDAHAARLAAELTELGNERFLRAALPGTARFHHRSTDRLVGWPTTAPEAVEPASSLLLRAIHLCFTAHLPLSLSPDLLWYAVVHETAVHIRLNSRTYEGVFTETPGKQQLITVRDDLAALDWERSINLVKQPLRARIGDDVADLFQPTFSTTTPGDATAALVALMDVVSPYYRFQWVSLCGIPRIRLEGSGRDWRLLAARVRELEGWFEGLRLWFKALHPVLDAICATASGWGADREFWRSLYKWESASGGDRVTGWITTFFAHRYTDDGPVPKKSFGPGATVEEDFPSHLSRVPFRWETPAGDLRMAFLGGVLGVARDGEWVRPLLGHAVVELAADHAV; encoded by the coding sequence ATGGCTGTCGAGATAGACCTGCCGCTCGGCGAGAACGCCGGTGCTGATGCCGATTCCGATGCCCATGCCGCCCGGCTCGCTGCCGAGCTCACCGAGCTGGGGAACGAACGCTTCCTCCGTGCGGCGCTGCCCGGTACGGCACGCTTCCACCACCGCAGCACCGACCGGCTCGTCGGTTGGCCGACGACCGCCCCGGAGGCCGTTGAGCCCGCCTCCAGCCTCCTGTTGCGCGCCATCCACCTATGCTTCACGGCCCACTTGCCCCTGAGCCTGTCCCCCGACCTGCTCTGGTACGCCGTCGTGCACGAGACGGCCGTACACATCCGCCTCAACTCCCGTACGTACGAGGGGGTCTTCACCGAAACACCGGGAAAGCAGCAGCTCATCACCGTTCGCGACGACCTGGCGGCGCTGGACTGGGAGCGCTCGATCAACCTGGTCAAGCAGCCGCTGCGGGCCCGGATCGGCGACGACGTGGCCGATCTGTTCCAGCCCACGTTCTCCACCACCACTCCTGGTGACGCCACGGCCGCGCTGGTGGCGCTGATGGACGTGGTCAGCCCGTACTACCGCTTCCAGTGGGTCTCGCTCTGCGGAATCCCCCGGATCAGGCTGGAGGGCTCGGGCCGGGACTGGCGGCTTCTGGCCGCCCGCGTACGTGAACTGGAAGGGTGGTTCGAGGGTCTGCGTCTGTGGTTCAAGGCCCTGCACCCCGTGCTGGACGCGATCTGCGCGACGGCCTCGGGATGGGGAGCGGACCGGGAGTTCTGGCGTTCGCTGTACAAGTGGGAGTCTGCCTCCGGCGGCGATCGTGTGACGGGCTGGATCACCACCTTCTTCGCCCACCGGTACACCGACGACGGCCCCGTTCCCAAGAAGTCGTTCGGCCCGGGGGCCACCGTGGAGGAGGACTTCCCCTCACATCTCTCGCGCGTCCCGTTCCGCTGGGAGACGCCGGCCGGCGATCTCCGGATGGCCTTTCTGGGGGGCGTTCTCGGCGTCGCCCGCGACGGTGAGTGGGTCCGCCCCCTGCTCGGTCATGCGGTGGTGGAACTGGCCGCGGATCACGCGGTGTGA
- a CDS encoding SDR family NAD(P)-dependent oxidoreductase, whose translation MDRLKDKVAVITGAGSGIGRSAAELMSLQGARVVVADFNTQGAEETAEIIEAAGGRALPVTVDVTDEGSVADMVAAAISEFDGLHVLCNHVGGTNPRKDLDLLRMDMDEFDRAVALNMRSTLLGARHAVPHVIRAGGGSVINTASVAALVGDVLQTSYGAVKAAVVSITKSIAVQYGPQNVRCNAIAPGAAMTPALENNLPEYVVEALRKGNALPYLGSPEDIGHAMVFLASDESRYLTGQLLVVDGGMSMQSSAAPGRRAMLPGAAR comes from the coding sequence ATGGATCGCCTCAAGGACAAGGTCGCGGTCATCACCGGCGCGGGCAGCGGTATCGGAAGGTCCGCCGCCGAACTGATGAGCCTGCAAGGGGCCCGTGTCGTGGTCGCCGACTTCAACACCCAGGGCGCCGAGGAGACCGCCGAAATCATCGAGGCGGCGGGCGGACGGGCGCTGCCGGTCACCGTGGACGTCACCGACGAGGGCTCGGTCGCCGACATGGTCGCCGCGGCCATCAGTGAGTTCGACGGCCTGCACGTCCTGTGCAACCACGTCGGCGGAACGAACCCGCGCAAGGACCTGGACCTGCTCCGCATGGACATGGACGAGTTCGACCGGGCCGTCGCCCTCAATATGCGCAGCACCCTGCTGGGTGCCCGGCACGCGGTGCCCCACGTGATCCGCGCCGGTGGCGGATCCGTCATCAACACGGCATCCGTCGCCGCGCTCGTCGGCGATGTCCTGCAGACCTCCTACGGTGCCGTCAAGGCCGCGGTGGTCAGCATCACGAAGTCGATCGCCGTCCAGTACGGGCCGCAGAACGTGCGCTGCAACGCCATCGCCCCCGGTGCGGCCATGACCCCCGCTCTGGAGAACAACCTCCCCGAGTACGTCGTCGAAGCGCTGCGGAAGGGCAACGCACTCCCGTACCTGGGCTCTCCCGAGGACATCGGCCACGCCATGGTGTTCCTCGCCTCCGACGAGTCCCGATACCTCACCGGCCAGCTCCTCGTCGTCGACGGCGGCATGAGCATGCAGTCCTCCGCGGCCCCCGGGCGGCGCGCCATGCTCCCCGGAGCCGCTCGTTAG
- a CDS encoding MarR family winged helix-turn-helix transcriptional regulator, which translates to MSEQEHRLSDLERELTLLSRHFIAARGPRIGQSLERSAYVLLTRLEVGEPLTLKELAHTFQVDVSTINRQVSAMLRNGLVERIPDPDGGMARKFRPTALGLERLEKDRAISRAGTTRLIEASGWTGERTAQFLTLLVEFNQSIEQLEGLTWSRTGRSDIPSATD; encoded by the coding sequence ATGAGCGAGCAAGAGCACCGGCTGAGCGATCTGGAGCGGGAGCTGACCTTGCTGTCCCGGCATTTCATCGCCGCGCGGGGTCCCCGCATCGGCCAGAGCCTGGAACGCTCGGCCTATGTCCTGCTCACCCGGCTGGAAGTCGGTGAACCGCTCACGCTCAAGGAACTGGCCCACACCTTCCAGGTCGACGTCTCCACCATCAATCGCCAGGTCAGCGCGATGCTCCGGAACGGCCTGGTGGAACGCATCCCCGATCCCGACGGAGGGATGGCCCGCAAATTCCGTCCCACCGCACTCGGTCTGGAACGCCTGGAGAAGGATCGCGCCATCAGCAGAGCGGGCACCACGCGCCTCATCGAGGCGTCCGGGTGGACGGGCGAGCGAACCGCGCAATTCCTCACCCTGCTGGTGGAGTTCAACCAGAGCATCGAACAGCTCGAAGGGCTCACCTGGTCCCGCACGGGCCGGTCCGACATCCCCTCGGCCACGGACTGA
- a CDS encoding GNAT family N-acetyltransferase has translation MNDLRFRLAGDTDLPALVRLRDDAARWMLAQGINNQWQPGELDEEHFRRVMAGGEVWIAETDGRVAGAWELWWTDEDAWGPQPPVAGYVHRLMVDRSSARPGTGRLLLRAVEQRVAAAGRAFVRLDCLAGNARLSSYYVKDGYRIVGHKAGKPQPGGVPKSFTLLEKDLQTGRER, from the coding sequence ATGAACGATCTGCGCTTCCGGCTCGCCGGTGACACCGACCTCCCCGCTCTCGTTCGTCTGCGCGACGACGCCGCTCGCTGGATGCTCGCCCAGGGCATCAACAACCAGTGGCAGCCCGGCGAGCTGGACGAGGAGCATTTCCGCCGGGTCATGGCCGGTGGTGAAGTCTGGATCGCCGAGACCGACGGCCGGGTGGCCGGGGCCTGGGAGTTGTGGTGGACGGACGAGGATGCCTGGGGGCCGCAACCGCCCGTGGCCGGCTATGTGCACCGGTTGATGGTGGACCGCAGCAGCGCCCGTCCGGGTACCGGGCGGCTGCTGCTACGAGCTGTGGAGCAGCGGGTGGCCGCGGCGGGACGGGCGTTCGTCCGTCTGGACTGTCTGGCCGGGAATGCTCGTCTGAGCTCCTATTACGTGAAGGACGGCTACCGGATCGTCGGCCACAAGGCGGGCAAGCCGCAGCCGGGCGGTGTTCCCAAGTCGTTCACGCTCCTCGAGAAGGACCTGCAGACCGGCCGCGAGCGCTGA
- a CDS encoding SGNH/GDSL hydrolase family protein yields MISAEEFEAGYDRLLAPLAEAGTQLVLIEPFLLPINGVIEAGAALIGEEERRQWRTDLDPKIQAVRKLAGAYDAHLLAADGMFAGLAAPNGPEYWAADGVHPTPAGHAALAAAWLRLVT; encoded by the coding sequence GTGATCTCGGCGGAGGAGTTCGAAGCGGGCTACGACCGCCTGCTCGCGCCCCTCGCCGAGGCGGGCACGCAACTGGTCCTCATCGAGCCATTCCTCCTGCCGATCAACGGTGTCATCGAGGCCGGTGCCGCACTCATCGGGGAGGAGGAGCGGCGGCAGTGGCGCACCGACCTGGACCCGAAGATCCAGGCCGTGCGCAAGCTGGCCGGCGCGTACGACGCCCATCTGCTCGCCGCCGACGGCATGTTCGCCGGGCTCGCCGCGCCGAACGGCCCGGAGTACTGGGCCGCGGACGGTGTACACCCGACACCGGCCGGTCACGCCGCACTCGCGGCGGCCTGGCTGCGCCTGGTCACGTGA